A genome region from Alistipes dispar includes the following:
- a CDS encoding DUF2971 domain-containing protein, with protein MNTERPEVLYHYTTMNALCNMLNGVTDRGDGQTPDYRFRIWVSCADYMNDPLEGVFFRKCLHEAFLRYQSAHDLPDKSGYMPFAFTALNLNRQTFYAFSLSEHADSLPMWVAYGNNGQGVAIGFDTEEFARAAAEYPYCHFLKMAYRTGGEFAEMFSDEDMARAYEAIRPREDGGCSVCYADYDFLHDKYSHVKNRYYAAEREWRLVFDDRPDLPKQFRERNGLILPYYEIELPLKVIRHFVIGPCTNQALSRSALESMLYHKAREFRKNERKVLLSEVPYVLR; from the coding sequence ATGAATACCGAAAGACCGGAGGTGCTCTACCACTACACGACGATGAACGCCCTCTGCAACATGCTCAACGGCGTGACCGACCGCGGGGACGGACAGACCCCGGACTACCGTTTCCGGATATGGGTATCCTGCGCCGACTACATGAACGATCCGCTGGAGGGGGTCTTCTTCCGGAAATGCCTCCACGAGGCATTCCTGCGTTACCAGTCCGCGCACGATCTTCCGGACAAATCCGGATACATGCCGTTCGCATTCACCGCACTGAACCTGAACCGGCAGACCTTCTACGCCTTCTCGCTCTCCGAACACGCCGACTCGCTGCCGATGTGGGTCGCGTACGGCAACAACGGCCAGGGCGTAGCGATCGGATTCGACACGGAGGAGTTCGCGCGGGCGGCGGCGGAATACCCCTATTGCCATTTCCTGAAAATGGCTTACAGGACCGGCGGGGAGTTCGCGGAGATGTTCTCCGACGAGGACATGGCGCGGGCCTACGAAGCGATCCGCCCGCGGGAGGACGGAGGCTGTTCGGTATGCTATGCCGACTACGACTTCCTGCACGACAAGTACAGCCATGTCAAGAACCGCTATTATGCCGCCGAACGGGAGTGGAGACTGGTCTTCGACGACCGGCCCGACCTGCCCAAACAGTTCCGCGAACGGAACGGGCTGATCCTCCCCTACTACGAAATCGAGTTGCCGCTGAAGGTCATCCGGCACTTCGTCATCGGCCCGTGCACGAACCAGGCACTTTCCCGGAGCGCGCTCGAGTCCATGCTGTACCACAAGGCCCGGGAGTTCCGCAAGAACGAAAGGAAGGTCCTCCTTTCCGAGGTCCCCTACGTGCTGCGATAG
- a CDS encoding 30S ribosomal protein S16 encodes MAVKIRLARHGKKGYAFYHIVAADSRAPRDGKFIEKLGTYNPNTNPATIDLCFEKALDWLQKGAQPTDTCRAILSYKGVLYKKHLLGGVAKGAFTEAEAEARFNKWLEAKNGKIEAKANKLATDAKSAEKARLAAEAKIKEERAAAIAEKKAAAEAAAREAAEAAAAEAAAEAPAEEAAAEAPAAE; translated from the coding sequence ATGGCTGTTAAAATTCGTCTGGCACGTCACGGTAAGAAGGGTTACGCCTTCTATCACATCGTTGCCGCAGATAGCAGAGCGCCACGTGATGGTAAGTTCATCGAGAAGTTGGGAACCTACAACCCCAACACGAATCCTGCTACGATCGATCTGTGCTTCGAGAAAGCACTGGATTGGTTACAGAAAGGCGCACAACCCACGGATACCTGCCGGGCTATCCTCTCCTACAAGGGCGTTCTCTACAAGAAGCACCTGCTGGGCGGCGTAGCCAAAGGCGCATTCACCGAGGCCGAGGCCGAGGCCCGCTTCAACAAGTGGCTCGAGGCCAAGAACGGCAAGATCGAGGCCAAGGCCAACAAGCTGGCCACCGACGCCAAGTCGGCCGAGAAGGCCCGTCTGGCCGCCGAAGCCAAGATCAAGGAGGAGCGCGCCGCAGCGATCGCCGAGAAGAAGGCCGCCGCTGAAGCCGCAGCCCGCGAAGCCGCAGAGGCCGCCGCTGCCGAAGCGGCTGCAGAGGCTCCCGCAGAGGAGGCTGCCGCCGAAGCTCCCGCCGCCGAATAA
- a CDS encoding ribosome maturation factor RimM: protein MTIPAGRITRLFGTDGGVMLSLYPAFPEDFDTDTPLVVTIDGLDEPLYCDRFERRGVSGAAAAFADFDTERRAQELLGLEFRIDTADGEEDEFYLEDLIGFAVEAEEAGSAEKRSGILADYYDSDLNPLFELEIAGRRVLVPAAEEFIAHIDFEGRTVHLVLPGGLLDLQ from the coding sequence ATGACAATTCCCGCAGGCAGAATCACCCGACTTTTCGGCACGGACGGGGGCGTGATGCTCTCGCTCTACCCCGCTTTCCCCGAGGATTTCGACACCGACACGCCGCTCGTCGTCACGATCGACGGGCTGGACGAGCCGCTCTATTGCGACCGGTTCGAACGGCGCGGCGTCTCGGGCGCCGCCGCAGCCTTCGCCGACTTCGACACCGAACGGCGCGCACAGGAGCTGCTCGGGCTCGAATTCCGCATCGACACGGCGGACGGGGAGGAGGACGAGTTCTACCTCGAGGACCTCATCGGATTCGCGGTCGAGGCCGAGGAGGCGGGATCGGCGGAGAAGCGCTCCGGAATCCTCGCGGACTACTACGACAGCGACCTCAACCCGCTCTTCGAGCTGGAGATCGCCGGACGGCGGGTGCTCGTGCCCGCCGCCGAGGAGTTTATCGCACACATAGATTTCGAAGGGCGCACGGTGCACCTCGTGCTGCCCGGGGGACTGCTCGACCTGCAATGA
- the mnmA gene encoding tRNA 2-thiouridine(34) synthase MnmA, whose product MAHVVIGLSGGVDSSVAAWLLKEQGHEVTGLFMVNWHDTTGTLEGDCPWRDDRVFAELVARKLDIPLHVADLSAEYRTRVVDYMFAEYERGRTPNPDVLCNREIKFDVFLREALALGADYVATGHYCRKAEERLPDGRTVYRLLAGSDPNKDQSYFLCQLSQEQLRYALFPVGGLLKPEVRRIAEEQGLATARRKDSQGICFVGKVDLPVFLQQKLASKRGNIHEILPSWPKYRRSGLPGAGPELPETRPSGTGGPETEAGHPEAGQTAWSAERPDTAVGHTRATGKEQPTRTEQPADAATETAVPAAGEGTTEPTDAELAALAAPWRYTVRDGKKIGEHNGAHFYTIGQRKGLGIGGRRESLFILATDVTQNVIYVGEGDAHPGLWRPALHIAPGDVHWVNPARAMAPGESRRFRVRIRYRQPLQEARLFMRGNGVYLLFDTPQRGITPGQFAAWYDGDELVGSGVIEA is encoded by the coding sequence ATGGCACACGTGGTGATCGGACTTTCGGGCGGCGTCGATTCTTCGGTGGCCGCCTGGCTCCTCAAGGAGCAGGGGCATGAAGTGACGGGGCTGTTCATGGTGAACTGGCACGACACGACGGGAACGCTCGAGGGCGACTGCCCGTGGCGCGACGACCGGGTTTTCGCCGAACTGGTAGCCCGCAAACTGGACATCCCGCTGCATGTCGCGGACCTCTCCGCGGAGTACCGCACGCGGGTGGTGGACTACATGTTCGCCGAGTACGAACGGGGGCGCACGCCCAATCCCGACGTGCTGTGCAACCGCGAAATCAAGTTCGACGTCTTCCTGCGGGAGGCGCTCGCGCTCGGGGCCGACTACGTGGCCACGGGCCACTACTGCCGCAAGGCCGAGGAGCGGCTCCCGGACGGACGCACCGTCTACCGGCTGCTCGCGGGCAGCGATCCCAACAAGGACCAGAGCTATTTTCTCTGCCAGCTCTCGCAGGAGCAGTTGCGCTACGCCCTCTTCCCGGTGGGCGGCCTGCTCAAGCCCGAAGTGCGGCGCATCGCCGAAGAGCAGGGACTCGCCACGGCCAGGCGCAAGGATTCGCAGGGAATCTGCTTCGTGGGAAAGGTAGATCTGCCGGTCTTCCTCCAGCAGAAACTCGCGTCGAAGCGGGGGAACATCCACGAAATCCTCCCCTCGTGGCCGAAATACCGCAGAAGCGGCCTTCCGGGTGCGGGGCCGGAGCTTCCGGAAACGAGACCTTCGGGAACAGGGGGACCGGAGACAGAGGCAGGGCATCCGGAGGCAGGCCAGACGGCATGGTCCGCCGAACGGCCGGATACGGCGGTCGGTCATACGAGAGCGACGGGAAAGGAGCAACCGACGCGAACGGAGCAACCGGCGGATGCGGCGACGGAAACGGCCGTTCCGGCCGCCGGAGAGGGTACTACGGAGCCGACGGACGCCGAACTGGCCGCATTGGCCGCACCGTGGCGGTACACCGTGCGCGACGGCAAGAAGATCGGCGAACACAACGGCGCGCATTTCTACACCATCGGCCAGCGCAAGGGGCTGGGCATCGGCGGCCGCAGGGAATCGCTGTTCATTCTGGCCACCGACGTGACGCAGAACGTGATCTACGTGGGCGAGGGAGACGCGCATCCCGGTCTGTGGCGTCCCGCGCTGCACATCGCACCCGGCGATGTGCACTGGGTCAATCCCGCCCGGGCGATGGCGCCGGGCGAAAGCCGCCGGTTCCGGGTCCGCATCCGCTACCGCCAGCCGTTGCAGGAGGCGCGGCTCTTCATGCGCGGAAACGGCGTCTATCTGCTCTTCGACACCCCCCAGCGGGGTATCACCCCGGGGCAGTTCGCGGCATGGTACGACGGCGACGAGCTGGTGGGATCGGGGGTGATCGAAGCCTGA
- a CDS encoding XRE family transcriptional regulator: MAQKISQATSAYGIDISDRFSGQVENPKHRAKYDPKHVNGIARFPGCPPRGFLPEKSL; encoded by the coding sequence ATGGCGCAGAAAATATCGCAGGCGACATCAGCCTATGGAATAGACATATCCGACAGGTTCTCCGGACAAGTGGAAAATCCGAAACACCGGGCCAAATACGATCCGAAACACGTCAACGGAATCGCCCGATTCCCCGGCTGCCCGCCGCGCGGTTTCCTGCCCGAAAAATCCCTTTGA
- a CDS encoding endonuclease/exonuclease/phosphatase family protein, translated as MQRAATSRPADERTVGIAFYDVDRLYDTLPALFYDDEEYTPRGRLRWTAERYARKIRNTAAVIDSMALPVVALRGVENERVVRDLAAACRGDYSYLHRTLNTLDGLDFALLYYGDLFYPHYAEPGRHYLYIEGTMGRDTVGLVLSADTRMSEWVVRDLRAERPGAKLLVLGRSASLEPARYGLRDATARAARAGRGTVRSRGRWVMRDRILADTAFTVVGGDVFARRYLLDPRSGSPTATYSRRVYTGGYGYSLPVFVHIR; from the coding sequence ATGCAGAGAGCCGCGACCAGCCGCCCGGCCGACGAAAGGACGGTCGGCATCGCCTTTTACGACGTGGACCGGCTCTACGACACCCTTCCGGCGCTTTTCTACGACGACGAGGAGTACACGCCCCGGGGACGCCTGCGCTGGACGGCCGAACGCTATGCCCGCAAGATCCGCAATACGGCGGCCGTCATCGACTCGATGGCCCTGCCCGTCGTGGCGCTCCGGGGCGTGGAGAACGAACGGGTCGTGCGCGACCTGGCCGCCGCCTGCCGGGGCGACTACTCCTACCTGCACCGCACGCTCAACACGCTCGACGGCCTGGATTTCGCCCTGCTCTACTACGGCGACCTCTTCTATCCCCACTACGCCGAGCCGGGACGCCACTACCTCTACATCGAGGGGACGATGGGGCGCGACACCGTGGGACTGGTCCTGAGCGCCGACACGCGCATGAGCGAATGGGTCGTCCGCGACCTGCGCGCCGAAAGGCCCGGAGCGAAGCTGCTCGTCCTGGGACGCTCCGCATCGCTCGAACCCGCCCGCTACGGACTGCGCGACGCCACGGCACGGGCAGCGCGCGCCGGACGGGGCACGGTCCGCAGCCGCGGACGCTGGGTGATGCGCGACCGCATTCTGGCGGACACGGCCTTCACCGTCGTCGGAGGCGACGTGTTCGCCCGCCGATACCTGCTCGATCCCCGAAGCGGCAGTCCGACGGCCACCTACTCGCGGCGGGTCTATACGGGCGGCTACGGCTATTCGCTTCCGGTGTTCGTCCACATCCGGTGA